In a genomic window of Melopsittacus undulatus isolate bMelUnd1 chromosome 1, bMelUnd1.mat.Z, whole genome shotgun sequence:
- the UBP1 gene encoding upstream-binding protein 1 isoform X3, with protein sequence MAWVLKMDEVIESGLVHDFDASLSGIGQELGAGAYSMSDVLALPIFKQEDSSLPQENETKHPPFQYVMCAATSPAVKLYDETLTYLNQGQSYEIRMLDNRKAGDIPEINGKLVKSIIRVVFHDRRLQYTEHQQLEGWKWNRPGDRLLDLDIPMSVGVIDIKTNPSQLNAVEFLWDPTKCTSAFIQVHCISTEFTPRKHGGEKGVPFRIQVDTFKQTENGEYTDHLHSASCQIKVFKPKGADRKQKTDREKMEKRTAHEKEKYQPSYDTTVLTECSPWPDTPTTFVNNSPTPAPAFTSAQHNTYSVPDSNSSSPNHQGDGSSQGSGDQLHPSATIQETQQWLLKHRFSTYTRLFSNFSGADLLKLTREDLVQICGPADGIRLYNALKSRSVRPRLTIYVCQEPLRSLQLERQDAGNGDSSNGAIYVYHAIYLEEMAASEVTRKLALAFNIPLHQINQVYRQGPTGIHILVNDQMVQNFQDESCFLFTTIKAENGEGFHIILK encoded by the exons ATGGCGTGGGTGCTGAAGATGGACGAGGTGATCGAGTCTGGGCTGGTGCACGACTTCGACGCCAGCCTCTCCGGCATcgggcaggagctgggagccGGTGCCTACAGCATGAG tgatgttttGGCACTGCCTATTTTCAAACAGGAAGATTCCAGCCTTCCACAAGAAAATGAGACCAAACATCCACCCTTCCAGTATGTTATGTGTGCTGCAACATCTCCAGCTGTAAAATTGTACGATGAAACTCTGACATACTTGAATCAAG gtcaGTCCTATGAGATACGGATGCTGGATAATCGGAAAGCTGGAGACATACCAGAGATCAATGGAAAACTGGTGAAG AGTATTATCAGAGTTGTGTTCCATGACCGAAGGTTGCAATATACAGAGCACCAGCAGCTAGAAGGTTGGAAGTGGAACCGCCCTGGGGACAGACTTCTCGACTTAG ATATTCCAATGTCTGTTGGAGTCATTGATATCAAGACAAATCCAAGCCAGCTCAATGCAGTTGAATTTTTGTGGGATCCAACAAAATGTACATCTGCTTTTATTCAG gTACATTGTATCAGCACTGAATTTACCCCTCGTAAAcatggaggagagaaaggagtTCCTTTTAGGATTCAGGTTGACACTTTTAAACAGACTGAAAATGGAGAATATACAGATCATCTGCATTCAGCCAGTTGTCAAATCAAAGTTTTTAAG CCAAAAGGAGCagacaggaaacagaaaacagacagagaaaagatggaaaagcgaactgcacatgaaaaagaaaagtatcagCCTTCATATGACACCACAGTTCTTACAGAG TGCTCACCATGGCCTGATACTCCTACAACATTTGTAAACAACAGTCCTACTCCTGCTCCAGCCTTTACCTCTGCTCAACATAACACCTACAGTGTCCCAGACAG CAATTCTTCCTCCCCAAATCATCAAGGAGATGGAAGCTCTCAAGGCTCTGGAGAT CAGCTTCATCCTTCAGCCACAATCCAGGAAACTCAGCAGTGGTTGCTCAAGCATAGGTTCTCTACCTATACAAGGCTTTTCTCAAATTTCTCAG GTGCTGATTTATTAAAGCTGACAAGAGAAGATCTGGTACAAATCTGTGGTCCAGCTGATGGAATTCGGCTGTATAATGCACTGAAATCCAG GTCTGTTAGGCCCCGTCTAACAATCTACGTTTGTCAGGAGCCATTGAGGAGCCTACAACTGGAAAGACAAGATGCAGGCAATGGTGACAGTAGCAATGGTGCAATATACG tttatCATGCAATCTACTTGGAAGAAATGGCAGCCTCAGAAGTCACACGCAAGCTTGCTTTGGCATTCAATATTCCTCTGCATCAAATCAACCAGGTTTACAGACAGGGTCCCACAGGTATCCACATTCTTGTTAATGATCAG aTGGTTCAGAACTTTCAAGATGAGAGTTGTTTCTTATTCACCACAATAAAAG ctgaaaatgGTGAAGGCTTCCATATAATTCTGAAGTGA
- the UBP1 gene encoding upstream-binding protein 1 isoform X1: MAWVLKMDEVIESGLVHDFDASLSGIGQELGAGAYSMSDVLALPIFKQEDSSLPQENETKHPPFQYVMCAATSPAVKLYDETLTYLNQGQSYEIRMLDNRKAGDIPEINGKLVKSIIRVVFHDRRLQYTEHQQLEGWKWNRPGDRLLDLDIPMSVGVIDIKTNPSQLNAVEFLWDPTKCTSAFIQVHCISTEFTPRKHGGEKGVPFRIQVDTFKQTENGEYTDHLHSASCQIKVFKPKGADRKQKTDREKMEKRTAHEKEKYQPSYDTTVLTEMRLEPIIEDAVEHEQKKSSKRTLPADYGDSLAKRGSCSPWPDTPTTFVNNSPTPAPAFTSAQHNTYSVPDSNSSSPNHQGDGSSQGSGDQLHPSATIQETQQWLLKHRFSTYTRLFSNFSGADLLKLTREDLVQICGPADGIRLYNALKSRSVRPRLTIYVCQEPLRSLQLERQDAGNGDSSNGAIYVYHAIYLEEMAASEVTRKLALAFNIPLHQINQVYRQGPTGIHILVNDQMVQNFQDESCFLFTTIKAENGEGFHIILK; this comes from the exons ATGGCGTGGGTGCTGAAGATGGACGAGGTGATCGAGTCTGGGCTGGTGCACGACTTCGACGCCAGCCTCTCCGGCATcgggcaggagctgggagccGGTGCCTACAGCATGAG tgatgttttGGCACTGCCTATTTTCAAACAGGAAGATTCCAGCCTTCCACAAGAAAATGAGACCAAACATCCACCCTTCCAGTATGTTATGTGTGCTGCAACATCTCCAGCTGTAAAATTGTACGATGAAACTCTGACATACTTGAATCAAG gtcaGTCCTATGAGATACGGATGCTGGATAATCGGAAAGCTGGAGACATACCAGAGATCAATGGAAAACTGGTGAAG AGTATTATCAGAGTTGTGTTCCATGACCGAAGGTTGCAATATACAGAGCACCAGCAGCTAGAAGGTTGGAAGTGGAACCGCCCTGGGGACAGACTTCTCGACTTAG ATATTCCAATGTCTGTTGGAGTCATTGATATCAAGACAAATCCAAGCCAGCTCAATGCAGTTGAATTTTTGTGGGATCCAACAAAATGTACATCTGCTTTTATTCAG gTACATTGTATCAGCACTGAATTTACCCCTCGTAAAcatggaggagagaaaggagtTCCTTTTAGGATTCAGGTTGACACTTTTAAACAGACTGAAAATGGAGAATATACAGATCATCTGCATTCAGCCAGTTGTCAAATCAAAGTTTTTAAG CCAAAAGGAGCagacaggaaacagaaaacagacagagaaaagatggaaaagcgaactgcacatgaaaaagaaaagtatcagCCTTCATATGACACCACAGTTCTTACAGAG ATGAGGCTTGAGCCTATAATTGAAGATGCAGTTGAACATGAGCAGAAAAAGTCCAGCAAGCGGACTTTGCCAGCAGACTACGGTGATTCTCTGGCAAAGCGAGGCAGT TGCTCACCATGGCCTGATACTCCTACAACATTTGTAAACAACAGTCCTACTCCTGCTCCAGCCTTTACCTCTGCTCAACATAACACCTACAGTGTCCCAGACAG CAATTCTTCCTCCCCAAATCATCAAGGAGATGGAAGCTCTCAAGGCTCTGGAGAT CAGCTTCATCCTTCAGCCACAATCCAGGAAACTCAGCAGTGGTTGCTCAAGCATAGGTTCTCTACCTATACAAGGCTTTTCTCAAATTTCTCAG GTGCTGATTTATTAAAGCTGACAAGAGAAGATCTGGTACAAATCTGTGGTCCAGCTGATGGAATTCGGCTGTATAATGCACTGAAATCCAG GTCTGTTAGGCCCCGTCTAACAATCTACGTTTGTCAGGAGCCATTGAGGAGCCTACAACTGGAAAGACAAGATGCAGGCAATGGTGACAGTAGCAATGGTGCAATATACG tttatCATGCAATCTACTTGGAAGAAATGGCAGCCTCAGAAGTCACACGCAAGCTTGCTTTGGCATTCAATATTCCTCTGCATCAAATCAACCAGGTTTACAGACAGGGTCCCACAGGTATCCACATTCTTGTTAATGATCAG aTGGTTCAGAACTTTCAAGATGAGAGTTGTTTCTTATTCACCACAATAAAAG ctgaaaatgGTGAAGGCTTCCATATAATTCTGAAGTGA
- the UBP1 gene encoding upstream-binding protein 1 isoform X2, which translates to MAWVLKMDEVIESGLVHDFDASLSGIGQELGAGAYSMSDVLALPIFKQEDSSLPQENETKHPPFQYVMCAATSPAVKLYDETLTYLNQGQSYEIRMLDNRKAGDIPEINGKLVKSIIRVVFHDRRLQYTEHQQLEGWKWNRPGDRLLDLDIPMSVGVIDIKTNPSQLNAVEFLWDPTKCTSAFIQVHCISTEFTPRKHGGEKGVPFRIQVDTFKQTENGEYTDHLHSASCQIKVFKPKGADRKQKTDREKMEKRTAHEKEKYQPSYDTTVLTEMRLEPIIEDAVEHEQKKSSKRTLPADYGDSLAKRGSCSPWPDTPTTFVNNSPTPAPAFTSAQHNTYSVPDSNSSSPNHQGDGSSQGSGDLHPSATIQETQQWLLKHRFSTYTRLFSNFSGADLLKLTREDLVQICGPADGIRLYNALKSRSVRPRLTIYVCQEPLRSLQLERQDAGNGDSSNGAIYVYHAIYLEEMAASEVTRKLALAFNIPLHQINQVYRQGPTGIHILVNDQMVQNFQDESCFLFTTIKAENGEGFHIILK; encoded by the exons ATGGCGTGGGTGCTGAAGATGGACGAGGTGATCGAGTCTGGGCTGGTGCACGACTTCGACGCCAGCCTCTCCGGCATcgggcaggagctgggagccGGTGCCTACAGCATGAG tgatgttttGGCACTGCCTATTTTCAAACAGGAAGATTCCAGCCTTCCACAAGAAAATGAGACCAAACATCCACCCTTCCAGTATGTTATGTGTGCTGCAACATCTCCAGCTGTAAAATTGTACGATGAAACTCTGACATACTTGAATCAAG gtcaGTCCTATGAGATACGGATGCTGGATAATCGGAAAGCTGGAGACATACCAGAGATCAATGGAAAACTGGTGAAG AGTATTATCAGAGTTGTGTTCCATGACCGAAGGTTGCAATATACAGAGCACCAGCAGCTAGAAGGTTGGAAGTGGAACCGCCCTGGGGACAGACTTCTCGACTTAG ATATTCCAATGTCTGTTGGAGTCATTGATATCAAGACAAATCCAAGCCAGCTCAATGCAGTTGAATTTTTGTGGGATCCAACAAAATGTACATCTGCTTTTATTCAG gTACATTGTATCAGCACTGAATTTACCCCTCGTAAAcatggaggagagaaaggagtTCCTTTTAGGATTCAGGTTGACACTTTTAAACAGACTGAAAATGGAGAATATACAGATCATCTGCATTCAGCCAGTTGTCAAATCAAAGTTTTTAAG CCAAAAGGAGCagacaggaaacagaaaacagacagagaaaagatggaaaagcgaactgcacatgaaaaagaaaagtatcagCCTTCATATGACACCACAGTTCTTACAGAG ATGAGGCTTGAGCCTATAATTGAAGATGCAGTTGAACATGAGCAGAAAAAGTCCAGCAAGCGGACTTTGCCAGCAGACTACGGTGATTCTCTGGCAAAGCGAGGCAGT TGCTCACCATGGCCTGATACTCCTACAACATTTGTAAACAACAGTCCTACTCCTGCTCCAGCCTTTACCTCTGCTCAACATAACACCTACAGTGTCCCAGACAG CAATTCTTCCTCCCCAAATCATCAAGGAGATGGAAGCTCTCAAGGCTCTGGAGAT CTTCATCCTTCAGCCACAATCCAGGAAACTCAGCAGTGGTTGCTCAAGCATAGGTTCTCTACCTATACAAGGCTTTTCTCAAATTTCTCAG GTGCTGATTTATTAAAGCTGACAAGAGAAGATCTGGTACAAATCTGTGGTCCAGCTGATGGAATTCGGCTGTATAATGCACTGAAATCCAG GTCTGTTAGGCCCCGTCTAACAATCTACGTTTGTCAGGAGCCATTGAGGAGCCTACAACTGGAAAGACAAGATGCAGGCAATGGTGACAGTAGCAATGGTGCAATATACG tttatCATGCAATCTACTTGGAAGAAATGGCAGCCTCAGAAGTCACACGCAAGCTTGCTTTGGCATTCAATATTCCTCTGCATCAAATCAACCAGGTTTACAGACAGGGTCCCACAGGTATCCACATTCTTGTTAATGATCAG aTGGTTCAGAACTTTCAAGATGAGAGTTGTTTCTTATTCACCACAATAAAAG ctgaaaatgGTGAAGGCTTCCATATAATTCTGAAGTGA